The genomic stretch GATATGTTACGTATCGGGGAACGAAATATTGAAGCTAGTAAACAAAAATTGGCATCCCTTGGAATCAGGATTATAGCAGAAGATACCGGGTTGAATTATGGTAGAACAATTGAATTTTATCCGGAGACCGGTGAGCTGTATGTAAAATCTGTAGGTAAACCGGTAAAGATTATCTGATTCTTTGGTACTTACAGAAAGAAGCTGGTTCTTATGTACGTGTGCTAAAGCACGCAGATGGGAGTTTATATGAAAGACAGATATATAGCACCTGCAGTGATGCTTTTAGCAGGTGCAGTTATGAGTATCGTAAACATCATAAATCATGAAACACTTTTGGTAAGTCTCTTAAGAGTGTTTCTGGTGCTGATTGGATTCTTTATTCTGGGGAAGATAGCAGCAGCAATCATCCGTAAAGCAACCAATGAAAAACAGGCAGAAGATAAGGGTATAGAGGATACAGAGGAAAATACAGCAACAATTGATTTAGCGGAAGAAGTGCTCAAAGAAGAGGTTGAACAAGTATAATTGGTGGCTTTTTTATTATACTAGATAAAAAGAGGCGAAGTATTCAGTTGTCTTTAATAATACGCAGAATTTCGAGTTAATCAGCTTTATATAAGAATAAAAATTGGCTGAGATATTCAGAATTTGGGGGATAATAGATGAACGCAGAGTACAAAATCAAGCTTTGGGAGGATTACAGTAAGAACAAGTCTTCTGAAGTGCGTGAAAGACTCATAACTGAATATGCTGGATTAGTAAAAGTTGTAGCCGGAAGGCTCAGTATGTATTTGGGTTACAATGTGGAATACGAAGATTTAGTTGGTTATGGAATATTTGGACTCATAGATGCGGTGGATAAATTTGATTACACCAAAGGTGTTAAATTTGAAACCTATGCCAGTTTCAGAATTAGGGGAGCAATACTGGATGAGATAAGGAAGATGGACTGGATACCAAGAACCTTGAGACAAAAACAGCGTAAGATGGATACAGCATATCAGAAACTGGAGAGTGTTCTTGGAAGAGCCGCTACCGATGAAGAGATGGCAAATGAATTAGAACTATCTATGAAAGATTATGAGTTGTGGCAAAACCAGACGAATATATCCAATTTATTTTCACTGGATGAGTTTCTGGAGCAGGGCAGCGAAAGTAATGTAGAGTCTAACTTAAGCTCTAATTATGAAACTCCGGAACAGATAACAGAAAGAAATGAATTAAAGACAATTCTGACCGATGCATTGGAAGTGCTGACTGAAAAAGAAAAAAAAGTAATTATTTTATATTATTACGAAGAGCTTACTTTAAAAGAAATCAGTATTGTACTTGAAGTATCGGAATCCAGAATATCACAGCTGCATACCAAAGCACTGCAAAAGATGAGGCGAAAGCTTGGTTG from Anaerocolumna sp. AGMB13020 encodes the following:
- a CDS encoding FliA/WhiG family RNA polymerase sigma factor, producing the protein MNAEYKIKLWEDYSKNKSSEVRERLITEYAGLVKVVAGRLSMYLGYNVEYEDLVGYGIFGLIDAVDKFDYTKGVKFETYASFRIRGAILDEIRKMDWIPRTLRQKQRKMDTAYQKLESVLGRAATDEEMANELELSMKDYELWQNQTNISNLFSLDEFLEQGSESNVESNLSSNYETPEQITERNELKTILTDALEVLTEKEKKVIILYYYEELTLKEISIVLEVSESRISQLHTKALQKMRRKLGCNIELLFMT